The DNA region GCCTGGGATTATTCGCGAAGTGCAAGGCCACTCAGTCAAAGTTGATTTTAACCATCCACTCGCAGGCCATACGGTGACATTTGAAATTGAAGTGTTATCGATTGATAATCCACCTCAAACGCATTAATAAATAGAGTCGTCATCATGGAAATACTTTTGGCTAATCCTCGCGGTTTTTGTGCCGGAGTCGATCGAGCGATTGAAATCGTTAACCGAGCACTAGAAGTGTTTGGTGCGCCGATCTATGTTCGTCATGAGGTGGTTCATAACAAATTCGTCGTTGATGGATTGCGCGAGAAAGGGGCGGTTTTTGTTGAGCATGTATCTGAAATTCCGCAAGACAGTATTTGTATTTTCAGTGCTCACGGTGTATCGCAGCAAGTTAAAGAAGACGCTAAAGCCCGCAATTTAAAAGTGTTTGATGCGACTTGTCCATTAGTGACCAAGGTACACATGGAAGTTGTGAGAGCTAGCCGACGGGGCGAAGAATGCATTTTAATTGGTCACAAGGGACACCCTGAAGTTGAGGGAACCATGGGCCAATACAACAATCAAGAGGCCGGTATTTATTTAGTTGAAACGGTTGCCGATGTCGCGGCGCTTGAAGTCAAAAACTCAGATTTATTGCACTTTGTGACCCAAACCACCTTGTCGGTCGATGATACTCGGCAAATTATTGATGCGCTTCAAGCAAAATTTCCAAATATTCAAGGACCGAAAAAAGACGATATTTGCTATGCGACACAAAATCGACAAGATGCAGTGCGTTCCTTAGCTGAACAGGTCGAAGTGGTTTTAGTTGTCGGCTCGCAAAACAGCTCAAATTCCAATCGCTTGCGTGAACTTGCTGAAAAGCAAGGGATATCCGCTTACCTTGTGGATAGCGCCGCCGAGATACAGCAGTCATGGCTTGAAAATGCGGCCAAAGTAGGTGTGACTGCTGGGGCTTCCGCTCCGGAAATATTGGTTCAGCAAGTGATTTCTCGTCTTGAAGAGCTGGGTGGTTTTACCGCAAAAGAAATCGACGGAAAGCCAGAAGACATTGTGTTCGTTCTTCCCCCCGAGTTAAGAGCCAGCTGATAATATTCCTCAAATTGTGATTAAGTTCGCATTGTAATTCAATCGCTTAACCGCTTATCGGTTGTCTTTTGGCGCTTGTCGAAGAGC from Pleionea litopenaei includes:
- the ispH gene encoding 4-hydroxy-3-methylbut-2-enyl diphosphate reductase, translating into MEILLANPRGFCAGVDRAIEIVNRALEVFGAPIYVRHEVVHNKFVVDGLREKGAVFVEHVSEIPQDSICIFSAHGVSQQVKEDAKARNLKVFDATCPLVTKVHMEVVRASRRGEECILIGHKGHPEVEGTMGQYNNQEAGIYLVETVADVAALEVKNSDLLHFVTQTTLSVDDTRQIIDALQAKFPNIQGPKKDDICYATQNRQDAVRSLAEQVEVVLVVGSQNSSNSNRLRELAEKQGISAYLVDSAAEIQQSWLENAAKVGVTAGASAPEILVQQVISRLEELGGFTAKEIDGKPEDIVFVLPPELRAS